The genomic window TACTAATGAACAAGATCCAGACAGCAAGTTGAATCTCGTTGCATGTGCCGAGAAGCTCTGCGTTTCCTGTCCAGAGGTACGTTTAAATGCCACTATTCAAAgtatagctgttttttttaagtatagtttagtttagttaaataTAGTGAAAGTGAAATAGCAAATTCTGTTTGACAACTACGATATTTGAATCATAATTTCAATCAATTTCAAAATCTATATAAACATACCTTTGACCTGCACAGCAGTTGTTGATGCATTTTTGTTCTTCATCTGAGCATGCTGATAAGCTTGAATGTGTAAATTTGGAGGATGCAGCCTTAAATGCTGGCATTGACTAGAAAGATGAAAAGAATATGTTCTCATGCATCTAAACAGTTATTTAGTTGTGTGCAAACATTTTGGTTTTGTCTGTTCATGTTATGAGACATGAGATGTCTCTGAGATTTCTGAGTTAGTAGAGGTGAATAAAATGTCTTCTACTGAATAAATAGTCCTGTGTATTCCACAGTTATCCAGATATGAAGGGCAATGTCATTTTTTCAAAGGAAACTATGTTCTGACCGCCATAAATTATGCATTCCATTCACTTCAATTGCTTTGGGGTTAGGAAATTATGGATGTGACTACTTAACACTAGTAAtatccaaaatatgtttttctttaaggCTGAAATATTGTACATACTACTACTTACTAATTATGCATTAATTAAAGTGATCCATAAAGCTGCAGACCatgttgatgtttgtgtgtgtttttttaatagggCCATGTGCTTGAAGCTCAATCTGGACTTTGTTGTGGATCTTGTAAAAAGATAAGCTGTATTCTGGAGCTCCCAGGTTTCCCTAATCCAATATTTATTGAGGTAAGTAAATTGTAACGGAGACACCTTTCGAATCGGTGCCTCATGCTCTCGTAACATTAAACTGTTATTAATCAGAAATGTTCATATTGATTgacctcttcttctcttccaaTAGTCTTCTCACACTTGGTCACCACCAAATGACAACTGTACCAAGTACTACTGTGAGAAGGTGAAGGATGACTTTATCCTctctaaaaatgaaacaaagtgtCCCGAGTTTGATCCACAGAACTGCGTTCCTGTGAGTATAATTCAGACCAGAAAGAAGTACAAATTCTCATTTCTGGCAGCTAAATATCTGAACCGATGCTGACTTATGTTGCAGCGGACTTTGCATCTGTGTCTGTAACAGTTTTAAGGTTTAAAACTGGCATCTGCCAGgtataaatgaaaatgataagGGATTAGTTTTGCTATCTCTGCTAATGCAAAAGATTATTTACCTTCTTGATATTAGACATTTGATTCAGGCAAATaatttttaaagacaaacacatgatGAGACATTTAGTTTTAAATTCACTGACATTGTATGTAGAAGACAAAATAGGCACTGTAAACTCAATACATGTAAATGGACTGAAATTATGAATACTATTGGTtaatgtataatgttaacgGTGCATATGAGGGaagtaaatacaaatacatatacCAAATGTGCTAAAGTACACATAGTGAAGAAGAAATAGCTTCATATCACCTTGAGCAAAAGTATTTTTACAAGTGAGTCATATGTGACTTTGTGTTTATCTAAATTCTGACATcacatattgtttattttacaggGTACTGAAAAAAGTGACATGAACGGTTGTTGCATAACCTGTAAGTATGAGTCGATATCATACATACAAATTAGACATGTTCAATTATCCTTTCCTTTATGAAGCTCATTCACAACTTGTAAAAACAAAGGTTTCTTAATTTGACTGATTTCACTCTCAAATGAAACATTAATTTAATGTCATTCTCAGGTCCTCTCAGCATGATTTGATTGTGgtagaaacagaaaatgcaaCTCATAATTATATTCATAACTTATTAATTTGTGGATATCTTTTTAAGCTTTAAGCCCCCTTTTTTGTCAGACCATTCATCTAAAAAACCCAAAAttgatgattcattttctgtggaTCAACCAACCAATTGACCGACTAATCATATCAGCACTAAATGCCTCCATGATAAAGAGTCTTGATACTTTAGGGCTCATTGGGTAGACATCACCTATAATGCTGTTATGATTTGGAAACTCATAAAACCTGGCCGGAGTATATTCGCAACAAAGGCTAAATCTTCCAACATCGACCCATCCAGTTATCTAAGTGGTAGATTTCATTTGGCTactaaaatacatgtttttattcacaggTGTTCCTCGTTACAACTGccaaacatacagaaacacGACCTACCTGGAGACAAAGAACTGCAAGTCAGTTGTGCCCGTGGAAATCACAACCTGCAAGGGGTCCTGTGGAGGGTCCTCCTCAATGTGAGATTTATAACAAAGATTCTCAGTCTGTTCAGTTTTTCATGTGGAGGgttatttgtttacattgtaCAGCGAGGCACTGATGGTTATCTGGAACTGTCTTTATTTACAGGTACTCGGCAGAGAGCAACAGTTTGATGCATTCATGCTCGTGCTGTCAAGAAATGGCCACCAGCAAGAAGGAGGTGGAGATGATCTGCTCTGATGGCACAAAGATAGAGCACTCCTACATTTCAGTTGACAAGTGTGGTTGCCAAGTGGctgaatgtaaaaataacaaaaccgAGATTAACTTTTAAACATTACGAAAGGCAAAGGTTTTACTGAACGGAATGTCTGTCAAATATACTTTTATAATCCTTAATAATTCCTCTTCActccaaaaaaaagtcaagacTCAATATGTGAAGACTACCAGAGGCACACGTTGGGGTATTAGCTGTCAGATTAAGGCTGAGCTGTATCAGCAGTCCCATATgccaaattaaacattttaaacaactgAAGTATTGTGGTTGGAAATGTTTAGTACTCTGAGCTGTTGAACCTGCATGGATTTACCCATAGTGCTAAATAGTGATAAAATGTTTCCTGCACCTCTAGGAATTGGCACTTTGAACTTTCACGATACCTGCCGTTACTTTGCTAGCACATATTGGTGTCATGGTGTCTCTTTTAGTTTTTGAAGGGCTGGGTCCTTTTCTCAGTGTTTATCAATCTTCATGTGGGGTTTTCAGTCTAAGAGGGTGTTTCTCTTCCTGTTACTATAAATGACACAAGAAGACACAAGAATGGGTTCAGATGTGCAGTGCATAGTAGCAATACTTTGACTTTCTTTTGCATTGGACATGAGAAAtatatttcaatcaatcaatcaatcaatcaatcaatcaatcaatcaatcaatcatttaatcaatCTTGCAACAAAACAGTCCAAATAAGTAACAATTAGCATTAATCAACAAATTAGCAACAATATATGTGCATGAGAAGGTGGGGGAGGGGTTTCAGTCCCATGGCAGTGGCCCAAGGATAGGAGCTACTCCCTGAGAGGCGGTGCACCCAGCACCTCTCTAGATCTGGACAGTTGTggtaaaacattaaatatagatTTTACTTTCAAATAATTGTTGACCATTATTTCTTACTGCTCATTTACATAAATTATCTCATAATTTGATGAATATGTCCTAGTAATTAAGGAAAGAGTGGAAAGAATATCCACATTTTTGGATGTTTCAAACGTCTGTCAAATCTGAATGTTTTCATtgtcattaaaacacacttttatttacTGATGATCAtttgttcttgtgttttttttattggctaTTTCCTAAATAGAATTTATTTAAGGTGTTGACATGATGCATTGTTAGTAGTGACAAATATAATTTTCAGAGTAGGAAAAAGTACTCAGGTCATTAATTCCAATAAAAGTGTCTGAtatattaaatgaatttaaCAAAGTACATCATTGAAAGTGACGAAACAATGCATCAGCAGCATTTAATATATCAGTCACAGCCTGTTTTTCTGCAAAACCAGTTCTACTTCAGTACTTGGAGTAAATTCAGATGGTGATAcctctttacttttatttaagtgtgattttaaatgcaggatttGTACTTGTAATTAAGTACTTTACATtgtattgatacttttacttaacccttacatacagttttgcatttataaaaatgtgcatcagctgcacaattatttttttaaattatgttaagtgtgttaattatgtattttatttccttttttgtgtacTATTGGTCACTTCATGAAAAGTCTGGCTAgaataaatgtgtatagggtgtttttacagcttataaatgtaaaaaaacaaaaagaaaacacgaacagtatgtaagggttaaggaaAGGATGTGAGCACTGCCGGTCACAAAAACTGATGGGTCACCAAATACGGTGTAACACCGGAACTGATCTTCTCTCGCATCGCGTTATCCCGCCGGAACATTTAAAGTGCAACACGGAGCTTGGCAGTCATGTCGGCGCTCAAGTCGCGGTGCTCACAGTTAGTCAAAATTTAGTTTCAGATAACTCATTCTGTGTATTTTAGAAAAGCAGAATACATATATTTTGATATTATGTTTTGAAAGAAAGCGAAGTATTGGTCGCAGTGTCGATAAACTTTGAAGTAAAGTAAGTTTAATACCGACTTCTCCCTCCGTCTTTCTCCTCTAGCTAACGTAACGCTGGTTAGCCAAGTTGATGTGATGAACCTACTACAGCTTGTTTCCTATTTACATGACATTACCAAGCACGGGATAAACCCTCTGTAGGAAGCACAGCATTCATTTATCACGTCAGTTTAAAGTATTGGTGCATCTTGTAAACATAGCTTCAGATTTTACTCCACATATTGGCGCTTTATTGCTTCCGATCAGGTCGCTCATGTTAACTCTGTAACATATGTTCATTAGTTGAATATATGTTCATGTTGTaccacacatttatttataacatcctgaatatttttgtgtttgttagaTTTTATCAGTGTTTTACAGAATAATGATATGCCGATGGTATCAAAATGTTATTGTAATAATCCTAATGTTACTCCTGGTGCTTAAACATAGTTAAATTACTTCACACAATAGGAGGGATCCGCAAAATAAATTATATCGAAACAGTTTTAGCACAAAAGTAAGCTGCTCAAAGGTTCAGACATTTGACTAGAAATCACTTTAAATGCACCCATTCAtgttaaaaataagaatcataACTTTTTTCCTGGTGAAATTGATGTGCCAGAAATGTGTAATAAGTGTTATCTGAGTGTTAACAGTgaaattaatttgtttaaagGCAGTGAAATTAGTAAACACACGTAATAAGAGTTATACTGGGCTCATACAGGCCATTAGTGCAGACTGCTGGGCTACATAACGTCTTCACATCACTGCTAATAAACAGCAGAGGAGCTGAAGCCGACCTGTAAGGAagaatgtgatgtgtgtgatcTGGACGCTGGGAGTTTGTTAGTCAGGTCAAATGCAGCTGTCTTCCATTCTCTCTGAAGTTTGCCACACTTCAGTCAATAATGTTAATTTAGAAAATCCTTGCCAGATTAGCAAGTGCTCAACAGACAGGGGCCTGGTTCTCTATACTGTGGCTTTTTTGCCTCTGTTTGACCAGTAGGAAGCTTATTCCTTGTGGCTAGACAGAATAGCACTGCTAATGAAGGTAGGAGAGCTGGTTTGTGTTCACAGTGTCCtctgaaaataacaataatcatgACATGTGAAATGATTGGCGGTATTGAtacctacagtatgttacaCATCTCTAATGCAGAACATGTTTATTAATCATAATAACCCATTGATGGTTTCTCTGCTTTCTCAGTTACCTGTCTTAGTCATGGCATCACTATCAGAGGAGGTGCTTCTGGTGGTGAAAAAGGTTCGGCAGAGGAAACAGGATGGCACACTTTATCTGATGGCTGAACGCATAGCCTGGGGCCCAGAAGGCAAAGACCGCTTCACTGTCAGCCACCTATATGCAGATATCCGCTGTGAGTATTCGTTACCCTCAAGTCACAAGCAGTGCTAACGTAATAATGCAATGCAGatgtgtgataatgtgttaCTTCTGTTGTGTGCAGGTCAGAAGATCAGCCCAGATGGTAAAGCAAAAATTCAGCTCCAGCTAGTCCTTCACACCGGCGAGAGCACCACATTCCACTTTTCTAACGATAGCACTGCACTCAAAGACCGCGAAGCCACCAAGGAATTGCTGCAACAGTTACTGCCCAAGTTCAAGAAGAAAGCTAACAAagagctggaggagaaaaacagGTGACACTCTGAAGCTGATTTCCAAAGTTTGCCTTCAAGGATAAGTCTGTTGATACTATTTTTCTTAAAATACTTATCACATGAAAGAGCAAAACCATTAACGAACTGATCCTAATAACAAATCATGAGAGCCTGATATACTGAGGTCTTCTGTACCATACACCTCCATCGTagtttaaaaactatttaaaactaatcagtgagccacacagTCGCAGCCAGTAACATGTTCTTTCATTACAATGAAAATGGGGATTGTGTTGTtttagtaaactgaatatcttttgggttttggactgttagtcaggcaaaacaagacatctggaGACGTTACCTTTAACTCTGGAAAACTTTAATGGTCATTGTCACTATTTTATGAcctttttaatgattaattgagaaatgtagtttatttatttatttgaacatgttgaaataatgaaacaaaataaacaggtggtgaataataacaaaatagtaatgacagcaacatttttagacagacaacaaaacaataacaattcaGTGTTTGAAAGAGTGGAGGATGAAGTAAAGAACTTTTTGTAGTCCTAcacctttttccctttttttcacatCCAAGCCAAataagagagaaggaaaaaaaaaacaaagattcaaaacaacacaagtgaaactaattggcagattaatctATAAGCAAAATAAttgttgaaaataataattatagctCCTGTTTGTTGTTCTGCTGCTGTGATTAACTCACTTACCAGttcactgctgaaaatagtccacaacaaaaacactatttaaagctgtttaaaaagtgttcactaaaaacaactttaaaatcaTGTAgacttgttaaaaaaattaatatatatatatatacagaccctttccaaaaaattagaatatcatGGAAAAGTTGTTTAAGTTCCACAATTCCattcaaaaagttaaactttcatagattatagattcaGGGCCCACAACTTAAACaatttcaagtatttatttgtttatttttacataatttgggcTTCCAGCTCATAAAACCCACGAAAACAGGAATTCAAAAAATTTGAATACTGTGAAGAAATCACTATTTACTTCTCagtttttgcagaaaaaaaagaaagaaattaggatcacatcaaatcaatcaaaatatgGTACTTTCAAAACGATATGTCAATCTTCAATACTTGGTTGGGAATCCCTTTGCCTTAGTAACTGCCTCGATGCGACGTGGCATTGAGGCAATCAGCCTGTGGCATTGCCTGGGAGTTATGGAAGCCCAGATTTCCTTGATGCTTGCTGTCAGCTCTTCTTTGTTGTTGGGTCTGGTGCCCCTCATTTTCCTCTTGAGAATACCCCATAGATTCTCAATGGGGTTTAGGTCCGGCGAGTTGGCTGGCCAGTCAAGCACTGTGATGGCATGGGCATCAAACCAGGTTTTGGTGCTTCTGGCGGTATGGGCAGGGGCCAGGTCCTGCTGGAAGATGAAATCTGCATCTCCATACAGATCCTCAGCAGAAGGAATCAAGAAGTCCTCTAAAACATTCTGGTAGACTGTTGCGGTGACCTTGGATTTAAGAAAGCAGAGTTTACCAACACCTGCACCAGACATTGCACCCCAAATCATGACTGACTGTGGATATTTCACACTGGACCTCAAGCAGCTTGGGTTCTGTTCCTCACCCGTCTTCCTCCAAACCTTTGGACCTTGATTCCCGAATGAAAGGCACACTTTACTTTCATCGGAAAAGAGGACCTTGGACCACTGGCCAACAGTCCAGTCCTAGTAGCCTATCTCCCGGATGTGTCTGAATGTGGTGGTTTTTGAAGCTGTGACTCCCGCCTCATTCCACTCTTTCTGGATCTCTGCCAGATTCTTGAATCTTCTCTGTTTGATAATCCGCTGAAGCCCACAGTCATCTCTTTTACTGGTGCATCTTCTCCTGCCACATTTTGCCCTTCCACTAGACTTTCTATTGATATGCTTGGACACAGCACTCTGTGAACAGCCAGCTTCCTTAGCTATGAACTTTTGTGGCTTACCCATCCTATGGATGGTATCAATGATGGTCTTCTGGCCAGTTGTCATGTCTGCAGTCTTCCCCATATTGAAACGAACTGAGACAATTGAACCAAACTGAAGCAATTTAATGACACCTGGGGAAACCTGTGCAGGTGCTTTGAGTTTAGTAGATGCTTAGTGTGTGAcactcagtttaaaacattcatgccCTGCAAAATTTGGGCTGATTTCTTCACAGTATTCTAATTTTTTGAATTCCTATTTTCGTGGGTTTTATGAGCTGGAAgcccaaattatgtaaaaataaacaaataaatacttgaaatcatttaaattgtGGGCCCtgaatctataatctatgaaagtttaactttttgaatAGAATTATGGAAATTAAATAACTTTTCCatgatattctaattttttggaaagggtctgtatatatatatatgtcatcTGATTTTAAAGATGTATGTTGTTGGGCTCGGGGGCCGAGTGCTGAGCTGAGAGGAAAGTTGAAACATAAAGTTGGTTTTTGGTGtatgttttgaaaaaaatataaaagtatgcCAACCTTTGATTTACAGTTAATGTTGTAAGTTAGATCACCAATTAAGTGTTTAAGTGTTTCTTCACCATTGTTGGTCTGAATAGGCTGAACAAAATATTAGCAAAACCTCTCCTTTACAGCACCGTACACTTaaacagcaccacaaactacagTCTCCGAAATGACGACAAAGTTGAATCAGCACCTTTGCCAAACACgttcaacaaaaacagaacagtttAACTGTTTAACTATTGTAGCGTTCTTGTATTAAACTGCTTTAGGTTTAGATAATTATTGTAGTGTCTTAATATTGATACAGTTTTCTGTGAAATTAACTTTTCATGTCAGTCATCATGTCGACATTATTTAGGAGGCCTAGACACTTATTTAGAACTCTTCTCTTTAGAACACCTTCATTAAGAACTCTTGTGCTAAATGTTGAATCCAGTGACAATAATCATTTctacaatattttatttgttcctGTAGGATGCTTCAAGAGGATCCAGTGCTTTTCCAGTTATATAAAGATCTAGTGGTAAGCCAAGTGATCAGTGCTGAGGAATTTTGGGCCAACCGGTTAGGAGGCCTAAACAACACAGACGCTGCGctgtacaacaacaaacaggaagtcggtATATCTGGAGCGTTTCTGGTGAGTAGATCAAACCTGTCATGATTAGACCTTTGAAATAGATCATGTTAAATTTGCAGGTGAGCATTAACAGATGTCGTTTATGTGCTTTACAGGCAGACATTAGGCCTCAGACAGATGGCTGCAATGGCTTGAGATATAATCTTACACCTGATATTATTGAATCTATCTTCAGAACATACCCTGCAGGTAAATGACTCCATCTCCACTTTGAAGTTACATCAATAGCAACTGTTGATTGACCAGGAAAAAGTATTGACAGtcgaaattatttattttaatttagacCATcaactacaacagtgattttgCCAACTGACACACTGCAAGCCAGAGATAAAGAACTAATTTGTTAGTATTTGTCTTGAGCTGGAAAACATGATTTACCTTTTAAAAGTACAATTTGTGTTCCCGATCAGATGCAATAAAAATTTGATTGagcacagtaccagtcaaaagttttgacACACCGTCCCACtctcttgaatgagaaagtgtgtccgaACCTTTggctggtactgtatatttatataaaccTTTATTGTACTTACAGTGAAACAGAAGTATAGCGAAAATGTGCCTCATAACCTGACGGAGAAGGAGTTCTGGACCCGCTTTTTCCAGTCCCATTATTTTCACAGAGACCGCATCAACACAGGAACACAGGATATCTTCTCAGAATGTGCCAAGGAGGATGAAAAGGGTAGGATGTGTAAAGCTTATTTTGGGGGCAAATCTCAAATACAAATGAAAGGATTTTAGATTCAGTGTCAGTGTCTGTATTATTTCCACATTTCACGCCGAGCCACAAGTCTGTTTTCATATGTTAATGCTTCAAATCTGTCTCATGCAGGCTTAAAGTCTATGGTGGTTCAAGGAGTGAAGAATCCTTTGGTCGACCTCTTGTCGTTAGAGGATAAAACATTGGATGAGGTGGGATTTCCTTTCATTCCATTTCAAGCTTTATTTAAGATTCTCGGAAAACCATTGAGGGCAAGTCTCATTTACAATGGTGCTGAGATTacacaaaaaacccacaaaaacaaCTTCGAACAGGTAGTGAACACTTCTTAATCGTATTCCTGAAGTGTCTAAGAGGTATGAGAGTATTCAGTTTTAGGTCACTTTGCATGAGTTTGCTGCAATAACACCAAAAACAAGCTCTCCAAGTTCAGTCCTGGCATGAAATACTCCCGAGGAGTCGCTGGAGCTGGAGTGTTGTGATGTATGATGGTAATTTTACGGTCAGGGCTTTAGAGATATACAGATACCCTTCAGATTATTGCGCCAGCTGACCTTATCATAGAGGATACAGTGATAGTATTAAAGGCATTACTGGTAATAAATCTAAGGGCTGAGTGATAAAATGGGTCCAAAGGCTTAAGTGTGGAGGCAGCAGCATTCTTTAAATAAGATCTTATCTAAGACTGATTATATAAGTGAGTCAACACTTATCACAGATCTAGGGAAAATTGAATTTATTCCtataaagaaagacatttttttgtttttatttgtgagcAAGATTCTTTATGTGGTGATTAAATGAGAATTTGACGTTGATTGAGATGCCAAGGTATTTGTATTGTGACCCTTTTGATGATTGAACCATTGATAGTATAGATATGCAGATTGCTATAGTTATTTGTGTTAAGTATCAGTCTGAGATTAATGAAGGAATGTTGCAGTGCATGGAAGAAAAGTTGCACTCTCTCGATGGCTAATTGAACAGGATCAGtgatacagtataaataataGTATCGTCTGCATGTCGATGGGTTTGGCAGCCATGTAGAGAAGACATCATTTCATGGATATAAATGGTGAATAGTACAGGCCCCAGAATGGATCCCTGCGGCACACCCTTAGTAACAGGCAATAATTCCAGACTGGGTGCCGCCCCATCCTCACACAATGATGTCTGTCACACAAGTAAGTTTGGAACCATCCGCAGGGCATCCAGAGCAATGGAGAGCAATCTATCTATaagtttaattgatttaatGAGGTAATCAGTCACAGCCACATCATACTACTCAATAATCACTTGTGTAGCTTTCTTTTCCCAATGGCATCCTTCAAGCTTCAAAACttggtgttttctgtctcacagGGCTATGGAGTTAGCACACTACCACTTTCGAGTTCCAACGCAAACCGGACGGTGAAAGAGAACAGCAACACGGCCATTATAAAGCGGTTCAACCATCACAGTGCTATGGTGCTGGCAGCAGGCTCACGCAAAGGGTAAATAAATTccttttttggagggggggcTCAATAACCTGCTCAGTATGCCTATCTTTAACTTTATCTGCTTTGTTTTCAAAGGGAAACACCAGCTGACCAAGCCAGTGAGACAAGCAGTACAGATGGAAACTCAAGGGATTCAGACTTCTTTCAGCCTCCTGTAAAGAAGGTATGATGGCTCTGTagttttaaacctttttcataTATACAGCTATTATTCTTTAACAGTCTCAGTCAGTTTTTTCTGttggcaatgtttttttttaggtcaaGTTACAGGAAGCCATAGAATATGAGGATCTGCAAAGGGAAAACGGACCAAAAAGAGTTGCGTTAAACCTCAAGAAGTCTGACAGGTACAGTCTGTCCACATCTTGATGAAAGCTTCAACTAATAAGTATTTTCATCAGTGATTAATAACACTTTTATGAGTAatactttatgttttttaatggtttatttcAACCAACAGTAACAAAACTcaaaatatttataatgtatttaaagcaAGATTAGATTACGTATCTATAGACATTTCAAAATCGAAAATCaccaaatattttgtatttttagtttttaattgtctCTAAGAAGTTAATAATCAAacttttttatacattttctttccaTCAACTGGTAGACTTAACAAATAAACGGCAAACGGTGTCTGTTTGTGGAGTGCAAAGACTTTATAAG from Scomber scombrus chromosome 6, fScoSco1.1, whole genome shotgun sequence includes these protein-coding regions:
- the gtf2h1 gene encoding general transcription factor IIH subunit 1; its protein translation is MASLSEEVLLVVKKVRQRKQDGTLYLMAERIAWGPEGKDRFTVSHLYADIRCQKISPDGKAKIQLQLVLHTGESTTFHFSNDSTALKDREATKELLQQLLPKFKKKANKELEEKNRMLQEDPVLFQLYKDLVVSQVISAEEFWANRLGGLNNTDAALYNNKQEVGISGAFLADIRPQTDGCNGLRYNLTPDIIESIFRTYPAVKQKYSENVPHNLTEKEFWTRFFQSHYFHRDRINTGTQDIFSECAKEDEKGLKSMVVQGVKNPLVDLLSLEDKTLDEGYGVSTLPLSSSNANRTVKENSNTAIIKRFNHHSAMVLAAGSRKGETPADQASETSSTDGNSRDSDFFQPPVKKVKLQEAIEYEDLQRENGPKRVALNLKKSDRYAHGPVPLQSQQYTTSQDIINSVNYVRHEMANYKPNLTQVLTSTVASSAIAALSPGGVLMQAGAQQQAINQMVPTEVQGELKHLYAAAGELLRHFWSCFPVNTPFLEEKVMKMKSNLERFQMTKLCPFQEKIQRQYLSTNLTGHLEEMLQTAYSKFHIWQTRRMMRKT